Genomic DNA from Candidatus Sulfurimonas marisnigri:
TACCTGGAAGCACTGGAAAAATATAGATGCCCAAGCTGATTGGGATAATCTTCAAATAGAGGTTATAGATGTTTGGCATTTTATAATGAGTTTGGCAATCGAAGATTACTCACAAAACTTAAAAGGTGGTGTTGAAGATTTAGCAATAAATATATCTCAGTTAGAGAGTTTTAGCGATATAGACAAACAAAGTGAACAATTTTCACCTCAAGTTGATGTAATAGCTAAGATTGAAGATATTATGATTCATACACTCTCTAAAGATACGTTAAATATTGAAGAACTAATAGCAGATTTTTTTGATTTAGTCTTAATGAGTGGGTTGGATTTGCAAAGCCTATATAAACTATATGTTGGAAAAAATATCTTAAATCAGTTTCGTCAAGACAATGGATATAAAGACGGCTCTTATATAAAAGTGTGGGGTAGTGAAGAGGATAATGTTGTTATGAAAAGAGTTTGGGAAGAAAACGGTGAGTTAAAACCTGACTCTCTATACAGAGAACTTACTAAAATATATCATTCATTCAATAAATAAGAGTTAATTTTTGAGAAATATTTTAGAAGTAAATAATCTATCTTTTGGATACAAAAAAGATTCTTTACTTTTTGAGAATTTTTCAATAACTCTAAAAAAAGGTGAGATAAAAGCTATTGTTGGAGCAAGTGGTGCTGGCAAAAGTACACTTTTTGAATTAATATTAAGTAGTTTAAAGCCAAGTTCTGGTTCAGTCTATTGTGCAAATTGCTCAGAAGTTTTTCAAGATCCATATAGTTCATTCCATCCAAGTTACACACTGCTAAATCAAATAGCAGATGTTGCATCATTAGATGAATTAGATAGTTATTTGAAGAGCATAAACCTTGAGTATGAGCTACTTTTAAAACTTCCCCATGAACTATCCGGTGGGCAGCTTCAACGTGCATCAATTTTAAGAGCAATGCTGATGAAACCAGAGTTACTTCTTCTTGATGAGCCTACATCAGCCCTCGATAACGTTATTCAACTAGAAGTTATGAACATGCTTATTAAAAACCTAAATTCAATGGGAATGCTGTTGATAACGCATGATTTAGAGCTAGCTAAATGGTGTGCTGATGAAATTATTATGATATAATTTAAAAAAACGCAATATATAGACTGTTTTTATTTACTAATGAATCTGCTCAACCTATTATAAACAATGGGATTAATTTTAACAAGGATTTAATTAGATGATTTTATGGGAAATTTTAGCTGTTTTATCAATATTACTTGTAATCTTCATTTATAGATATTTAGAAGTTAAGAAGTACAATAAAAAAATAAATAACGATATGAAAATCATAGATAAGTATGTTCTTCTTTCATATTCTGATACAAAGGGTAGAATTACATATGTAAGTGAAGCTCTGTGTAAATTAAATGGCTATACTAAAGAGGAGCTTATTGGTAAGCCGTATAGTATATTTAGACATCCTGATTCTAAGAAAGAACTTTTTAAAGATTTATGGAAAACAATTCAAAGTGGCAAAAACTGGCGCGGCGAGGTTAAAAATAAACGAAAAGACTCAAGCCCATATTGGGTTGATCTGTTTATTTCACCAAACTTTGATGATAATGGGGTTATAGATGGGTATACTGCTCTGCGATATAACATTACAGATAAGAAGCGTATTGAAGAACTTTCTGTCACTGATCAACTCACTCAGATTTCAAATAGACTGTATTTAGACAAAAGTTATGATGATGAGATAAAACGAGCATTAAGGTATAACAATACTTTTTCAGTAATTGTTTAGATGTAGATAACTTTAAAAATGTAAATGATACTTATGGTCATGATATTGGAGATAAAGTCCTAGTAGAAATTGCTAATATTTTAAAAAACAGTATTAGAAGTACAGATATTGTAGGAAGATGGGGTGGAGAAGAGTTTATGATTATCTGCTATGAAGCTGGACTAGAACAAGGTGCTGAACTAGCAGAAAAAATAAGAACAAAAGTTGAGGAGTCTGAGTTTAGTAGTATTGGAAAGATTACATGTAGTTTTGGCGTGTCAGAATTTAAAGCAGATGACATATCAAAAGAGGCAATTAAGAGAGCAGATATTGCTCTTTATAAAGCAAAAGGTAGTGGTAAAAACTGTGTAAGGTTTGAGTAGTAAAAACTCTTATTTTACAAAATACTTTGCCATATAAAATCCACTTCCAGCCATGAAAATTGTTCCAAATGCATTAAGGGAAATATTTGCTAAAGCCAGCATAATATGTCCACCCTCTAAAAGTAAAAAGCTCTCAATAGCAAAAGTTGAATAAGTTGTCAGTGCACCTAAGATACCAGTTGATAAAAATGACTTTACATGTAAAGAAAAAAATGATGTGTACATAAAGTATGCTATTAATATACCCATTAAAAAACTACCAATAAGGTTAACTCCAAGAGTACCATATGGCAAATCGTGGGGAACTCTATGGGAAATTAGACCATTAATATATACACGAAGTACTGCACCTATAAATCCACCACTACCTATGGCGAGGATTGTTTGCCAACTCATGGTCATATTCCTTTTGCATTTTTTCTCTTAGGTTGTTTAACCAGTCTTTATCATTTTTATCAGCTATAAAAGAATCAAGAAAAATTACCTTTATTCTACCCGGTCTGTAAAAAAAGTTTTTTACATTATAGTATTTTGAAGTTTGCATTAAAACAACAGGTTGCACACGTAGCTTAAATTTGTCAGCCACCATTTTTGCACCACTTTTAAATGGAAGCATTTTACCTTTGGTTGAGCGTGTTCCCTCTGGAAACATTGTAATTGTTCTATTGTTTTCAATCACTACTTTAGCGTCTCTTAAAAGCTTTATAAGTGATGTTTTACTTTCTCTCTCAACAGCTATATCTTTTGGAAGTTTAAGAGCTAGTCCAAAAAATGGTATATTAAAAAGTTCTTTTTTTGCAACCCAGGCAAGGTCCTTTTTTGTAATTGTTTCCATTATCGCAATATCTAAATCACTTTGATGGTTAAGTAAAAACATTTGAGTTTCAGGATGTTCTTTACCCTTAATTTCTACACTGAAAAAAGTATAAATACGTATAATCCAAGCTGAGAATTTCCTACTGTATGGCTTAGGTAGGACATGAAAAAATATAATCATCATTGATAATGATAAAAATATAACTATTGTGGCAAATAGCCAACTAATATGAGCAAATATCTTCATTCTTGACCCACCCTATTTTTTCATTTTTTAATTTTACTTTAGTAAAGCCTTTAGTGCTACCCTCTTTTTGAAGGTAATACATACTTGATGTGGTTTCAAAAATTGTACCGTTAGAGACGGGTAATAGGTGTATATCAGAACCCTCTTTTATACACACATCTTTTGAGGGGAGACCTATATAAACTATGTAGGCAAGTGGAATTATTACTAAAGTCAAATATATAT
This window encodes:
- a CDS encoding dUTP diphosphatase encodes the protein MDKILLMLQLQAGLNEATNGDKWTEGITKNGKVINWKRCIYMECAEMIDSFTWKHWKNIDAQADWDNLQIEVIDVWHFIMSLAIEDYSQNLKGGVEDLAINISQLESFSDIDKQSEQFSPQVDVIAKIEDIMIHTLSKDTLNIEELIADFFDLVLMSGLDLQSLYKLYVGKNILNQFRQDNGYKDGSYIKVWGSEEDNVVMKRVWEENGELKPDSLYRELTKIYHSFNK
- a CDS encoding ABC transporter ATP-binding protein, whose translation is MRNILEVNNLSFGYKKDSLLFENFSITLKKGEIKAIVGASGAGKSTLFELILSSLKPSSGSVYCANCSEVFQDPYSSFHPSYTLLNQIADVASLDELDSYLKSINLEYELLLKLPHELSGGQLQRASILRAMLMKPELLLLDEPTSALDNVIQLEVMNMLIKNLNSMGMLLITHDLELAKWCADEIIMI
- a CDS encoding PAS domain-containing protein translates to MILWEILAVLSILLVIFIYRYLEVKKYNKKINNDMKIIDKYVLLSYSDTKGRITYVSEALCKLNGYTKEELIGKPYSIFRHPDSKKELFKDLWKTIQSGKNWRGEVKNKRKDSSPYWVDLFISPNFDDNGVIDGYTALRYNITDKKRIEELSVTDQLTQISNRLYLDKSYDDEIKRALRYNNTFSVIV
- a CDS encoding GGDEF domain-containing protein, whose amino-acid sequence is MGDKVLVEIANILKNSIRSTDIVGRWGGEEFMIICYEAGLEQGAELAEKIRTKVEESEFSSIGKITCSFGVSEFKADDISKEAIKRADIALYKAKGSGKNCVRFE
- the crcB gene encoding fluoride efflux transporter CrcB, whose protein sequence is MSWQTILAIGSGGFIGAVLRVYINGLISHRVPHDLPYGTLGVNLIGSFLMGILIAYFMYTSFFSLHVKSFLSTGILGALTTYSTFAIESFLLLEGGHIMLALANISLNAFGTIFMAGSGFYMAKYFVK
- a CDS encoding lysophospholipid acyltransferase family protein, which produces MKIFAHISWLFATIVIFLSLSMMIIFFHVLPKPYSRKFSAWIIRIYTFFSVEIKGKEHPETQMFLLNHQSDLDIAIMETITKKDLAWVAKKELFNIPFFGLALKLPKDIAVERESKTSLIKLLRDAKVVIENNRTITMFPEGTRSTKGKMLPFKSGAKMVADKFKLRVQPVVLMQTSKYYNVKNFFYRPGRIKVIFLDSFIADKNDKDWLNNLREKMQKEYDHELANNPRHR